A stretch of DNA from Montipora capricornis isolate CH-2021 chromosome 1, ASM3666992v2, whole genome shotgun sequence:
AAACTAACCTTTTTCATTGTTCAGGGATAGAAGGGCCTTTGAGGGTAAGCACAATACCACAAAAGCTGGAGAATATTTGAAATGCAAAACGCGCAAGGTTTAATTGATCCTTGGTTTACATCACAAACCAAACACAAAGAAGGTTGCAAAAGCATTCCAATCAGCCCGGTGTGtataaacaataaaaacaatcattaccaaccggCATTTGCTTTTGTTCAATGTGAATGATCATACTTGCATGCAAACATGAAATATTGCACCAGGTTACTAAGCAGTCAAAAGTGTTTTATTTGaacaaaacagaaatgcctCTCTGAGCTTTCAGCCTTTGGCAACCAatatttccagtgtctatttcataatTGTGCTAGTGAGTATTTTCAACATTAAGAGTTGGCCAAATCTGTTTTTATTtaaactggaattgcttacattaattttgaagtCTCTTGTTGCCAGATGAAATGAAGGCACAAagactcgtttccggtcacgcacacaatataattattgtttcaagAGTAATTGTTGTCTGTCATATAGCCTTGCGTGGTCTAGTGCAGTGATCATCAAGagtcaaggctgttgcctaacaggagcctggtagcctggggctcccaaagaatagctctgggctccttaatttttcacagcaacaccttttacttcatatgttgggctcctaagttctcagcgtttagctctgagggcccctttaaaattttcttaggcagcagccttaaAGAGTGCCTCTGAATGAGGAGATACTGAGTTCGAATTTGAATCCTACTTGGCGTACTTGGGGTACTTTCTCTGAGCCAAATCCTATACTTTGTTCATTTGAACAAAGTAATCTAAAACGTTTCGTTCTGGGTATTTCTATATCCTTgccatttaaatgtgaatgctacattatgaTGCAAATTTATACAATTCTCAAAGAATCTTAACCTctagagatttgaattgggtaaaacACTGAGTTATCCGATTTGGTCTATGATGCCCAAAATAATTATCAATACCCAATAGTCAGTGGTCAAAGGAGGACATGTAATGGGGACACACAATCATGATCCCAAACaccaaaagaaagaaaggcaagTAAAAAGGCTTCCCTTGCATGAAAGTAAGAAATTATTGTACCTGACAACCCATGCTCCTCCAGCAACGGTCTTTCCACATCCTTTACAATGCCAAATCCCAACACATGTTCTCTTCATGGTTTCCTATAACagcaaaaatgtaataaaaaagcAATGGAACATAAATCCAAGGAAGGCACCTGGCAAATAAACAGGTTTAACAACACTCAAGTCATAACTTTAATTCAAGTCAAACATTGAATCACCAAAAACTACAGTTGGCAATAATTAGCAAAATTAATTTCAAGACTGGACTCAATTCAAAGCTAGCTCTATAGTAGTTGAGCTGAATCATACATGAAGCTCCAACCCACTAAACTAAAAATCTTTGGCTACACTGCTTGGGTCATGGCCCCTAGAAAAGGATCACTTTTATTAACTTAAAGGAATTATACCAGATGCAAGAAATCATGTTCTCAaatacattaataattcataagccaaaacaaaagaaatcactaccacgaaggaagtttggatatgtggtcttaattagcataaaatttcaccaactttgatcccaaatatctcttaaaatactgattccatTGAGAAGTAacatcaaacactcgaaagagtgtttcatcagatatccaaccacctcgaaatcagTTAGAAAACTCGACCTTcagcctcgtttttcaactcgcttctcagTGTTTGGACATCCGAtcaaacactccttctcgtgtttgatataggTAGTTATTTATACGGGTAGTGATTTATACGgtggtttagggttagggttagggttttagggttagggttggggttagggttagggttaggttttagggaacaactggggccaggactGTAAACACATACAACAACTACCTTCATTTCTAAATGGAAGTACTACAATAACATAACAGACTTCATGGATACCTCTTCGGAACAATGATTTTACCACAACCGTTGTGCATGTTGCAAGGGACACATGCAAAGTGCACGAAAACTGTTAACCCCGGCGttgtcaatcaatggtttccGATAATCGATAAAATCAAtgataatcaataataatcaataacaattaatcgattgatattggaaatcgataaaaatcgaagACTTAAAGTTGTGTGAGTATCGATTTCTATTGATTTTCATcgattgttattgattattattgatttttattgattatgaaatttgtcattttcttaaataaaacgCACCATATGAATGAACAAACCATTCAGTTATCtttatttgttgtgttttatGTTAAATTTGTAGCATTTTTACCCCTTATTACTATTAAAAGCTCACTTAAATTACTAGACTCTGATCGTCtcgaaacaagaaaaaaattgtcttcaaGTCTCTTCAGTGTCGCTCTCTTCCAGCTTGTTAATTAGTTGAGGAAAATGTTTTTGTCTGCGCTCACTGTCATGCTGCCTGAATATACGCATGCAGGCCAAGAACATACATCTTGAACATTCACCCGTGCAACCGAAAGGGAAGATagcagaataattgttaaaaggAAAATGTAATGCGCTTCCAGAATAGCATAAAGAAGGCACTCTACAACGCTCAGGACACTTGCTTGGTATATTAGAGAATGCAACAACACCATAATACAATGAATCATAGAATCATAGAATCATAGGATCATACAATGAATCTGGAGGTCCTGTCACAAttctaaaataataaaaataaaatgagttcCAGTTATTGACATGACACATTCCGATTATTGTTTTCCCTTGTTTTGTATTGTGGCGTTTTTAAGCttacacagtaatctctttgCGTAAGGGCCAAAGAGGACCAACAAGCTCGATTTGAAGATGGCCGAGCTGCCCCCGATCATTCGTAACTCTAAACGCATTCCCACGTTCTCCTCTCTTCTTGAATGCGTAGAATATTTCTCCGACATTCACTTCAAAAGGGCATTTGTGATAGCCCTTGACTACACAGCGCACTGACAATTCAACTTGCTTCGCCATCTCTGGAACAAGCAAACTCCGTAACAATTGTGTTCTGGGAATCCCGGTTGAAGTGCAAGGATAAAAGTGCGCAATCGAATTACCCAATTACCCTGGACGTGTAAATATGCCCGGGACCAATGAAGCACGCCCACGCTAACACGCGCCAGAAAGTTgcataatgaattattaatcaatGATTTTCTATAGAAATCAATGGTAATCAATAGCAATTAAGACTCCGAGTGTGagtatcgatttttatcgattggttgcaccaatcaataacaatcaatggattgttattgattattattgattgtattgattgcaatcaatcgatcggaaaccattgattgacaaCGCCGGGTGTTAACCCACCCAAAGCACGAGACAGTACAAGTTTGAAAGATTGCCTTTAGACGAGTCTCGTAAATTTTCGACCAATGATTAACAAAATATAGGTTTTTACTTTTCCACAGAAGGCACAAGTGTACTTGGCATGCTGTgtgatttccatttttttcaccATTTTACGAAGCGAAGCACCATAACGTGTACCATACTTTCCAACAACTCCGACCTTCTTGGTTCTTTTAGCCTGAATCAAGTAAGAAGGCAGAAgtcaatttcaaaaaaagaattatTCTTTAATACCCGAGAAGCCAAACTTCAAAATAACTCAGTTCTCATACAAAGTGTACTGAAATTCTCGATGGTCACGGGCTCGTATAGAAgacaacagattttactcaccATTTCAGTAACTTCGGGAGAAAGAGGAAGACGCGGTCGCTGGGAATCCTATTCAACGCCCGCGAGAAGTCCCAGCGGTATGATTAATTGGTCGTGTATcccctattatagtgtatttaaattatgAGTTGACGCAAGGGTCGTCGCGAGGTACGAATTCTGGAGGGGAAATCTGGTCAAAGCGAGCTTCATTTGACACAAAATGAGTAAAAAATCAGAAGAGGAAGGTATAAAATCcactttatttcattttttaaatttattttcatatttgaGAAATATTTGTATGTGAAGTCTCTCGTCATTCGCACAGTACGCCCATTCTCGTCTCTTTCAGCTCTTTACACTGGCTTCCTGTTAGATTCAGAATAATCTACAAGATACAGTCAaacctcccgtaagcgaccacctaAAATATGTCAAGCCTTGGTGGTCGCTTACGGAGTTGGTCGCTTACGAGAAATTAGATAATATTGGGTCAAAATTTTGCCTCATTTATAGCATAATGGTAAATGCAGAGACTTACCCCATGCGCCAATTCCCATCTAAACCCATGTAATAACTTTTATTactatcacccaactagtggactaatgcaaatcctgcattttgattggctacgctactagaggactattagtaattattccatgagcgtgcgttgCATATGAGATGATaatataatcatctcatatccaacaagcgcgagtggaataattgttatattaaaaacgcccccaaaatatagaaaactagactacaataaaaataaaaaggcccaaaaaatcacacATGTGCTTGcagtgtttgtagatcatggtataatggctcataacccatgatggcttagccaatcaaaactctcgaattgcattatccaatgatgcagtttttaataattagtaatagtcctcaagtagcAAAAAGcatgacgctttcttttgttttattcccaaataaatacagtatttcttcaacttgcattttgctaactttattatcgccttttctgtctgactagttgggtgatactaaaacaattagacccttcgccctcaagggcctcAGGTCAATAGCCCTTTcaggctacgggtctaattgttaagtagccACAAAATTATTTGAGCTTTCGAAAGTATTTACGCAGAGTATCATGGTTCGCTTCTAGTAAGCTGCCTGTAATAAGGTGAACGGATTATAAGGTGAACTGAagtagtaagcatcactgataggaaacccaagtatctggagatgcgcagaaagtatgcacaataacaaaagtaggcaccgtccttaaaagtcTAGCGGAAAATGTTACATTATCTCTTGCTCACGCACGTCTTTCTGTTCTGGCCATAGAAACCATCATCCTCATGCAGTCCCTCTGGTTTCAACATTTCCAATTTGTACATCCATTATCCTTCCTTGTCACGCAACTCTTTCTCTCCTTTTGCCCTGTCTATCAACAGTATACTCACATGTTTTAAACCTAAGTGTCCCTGACTATGAAATGTTGGTAAAGAGAATAATCATTActcttagggttagggttagttaggattagggttagtgGATCCAACATACTGAGTGCCACATTTCCTACAAGTAATACCAGTAATTAAAGATATATCACATTGTTAGAGTTGCAGCTCAAGTCATAATTTATGCTGAATTTCTTTCCAGTGGTTTTACTGCAAAAAGTTCTTGCCACGCATAGAAAATCACAAATTTGGGAGAAATGACTATTACATTTTGATGTGCCTTTTACTTCATCCTTGGAGCCACTCCGAAATTGAGTAGGAACCAAATGATCTGAGAGACATTTCGGTCTCCTAAAAGCGACCATTGGAACGTCTTTATTCGAGTTGGCATCCCAGCATCTCTGTGATGAGTGGAGAACTGGATGTAACTCCCTCAAGAAACCCTCGATATTAGGTAGACCCAGATAATACGTCACTGTGAaaggaatcctgccattttctttctttgatcTACATTTATCCCTCAAAGCTTCATTTAGAGGCGTCCGTCTCGCTCTACATGTATCTACTTGTTGTTGAATGAAATTTTTCTCGTATCCCCTTTCTACTAATAAAACTACACAAATCCTGTACTCTTCTTTCAAAGAAAGTCTCCTTAGGACAGATCCTCCTCAAACGTAGTGCTTGCTTGGGCATAAGGAATTCCTTTCTTGCAAGAATTCGAGTGACAAGATGCTCAGTGAAGATACTGATGACTATCGGTGGGCTTGATATAAACATCCATCTCTAGTTTTTCCGAATCATTAAGGACTTTAACATCTCGGAATTCAACCTCAAAGAGTATGAAACCACAGGGACTGAATGAGGATGATGGTTTCTATGCTACAACAGAAAGACATGCGTGGGCATGCGCAGGAGATAAtgtaacattatttttttctgt
This window harbors:
- the LOC138042894 gene encoding large ribosomal subunit protein eL43-like is translated as MAKRTKKVGVVGKYGTRYGASLRKMVKKMEITQHAKYTCAFCGKETMKRTCVGIWHCKGCGKTVAGGAWVVSTTAAVTVRSAVRRLREMQET